A genomic region of Euwallacea fornicatus isolate EFF26 chromosome 32, ASM4011564v1, whole genome shotgun sequence contains the following coding sequences:
- the angel gene encoding protein angel isoform X1, producing the protein MVWIVPRISLSLFLSKKSRKYLSISTLNPEKSLSNPDNTVIISNIICKEMDGSHDYALFNNSNFRRARSEENIYFSPPHNFRFPSGFVCEERYFSSFTEAHSPFQETQFGSSSVQNGDYYTYIPQQSVPRNFELGRNSTPLNFLMPNRNVQNIQQRYFVKRSDSAAAASNSQGEVTEVLKVLSKRYWQEINQQKKKSAKHSFEFLLMSYNVLAQDLLDEHPYLYRFHNPKALNWELRWKNLFNEIKTMRPDVLCLQEVQHSHLKSYFSKLETLGYEGLYKKRTGIRCDGCAIYYKTDRLTLVEYETVEFYQPNVSVLNRDNIAIIAKFCPRRSPSKHFVVATTHLLYNPRRQDVRLAQTQLLLTEVERLSFHFNTKGVPKYWPIIITGDFNSTPDSVVYELITKGFLKYDHLAKNKMHQSESPQHGILLVPSRLEITDSCQHASLLQQREKNEDVSRSEELALIRLHHSDKNVVKVSSKTIIDLDLFSSGTLTHSFALKSAYQHGLREDPEGTTFHDEWITVDYIFYSGKKRGDKVDDHKLNLLSTYRLPLRSELGSMNTPNSLMGSDHLSLVAKFDLNV; encoded by the exons tctAAAAAATCCCGTAAATACCTGTCAATATCCACATTGAATCCAGAAAAATCACTATCAAACCCAGACAATACTGTTATTATTTCGAATATAATTTGTAAGGAAATGGATGGTTCACATGACTATGCTCTTTTCAATAATTCGAACTTTCGCCGAGCGAGGAGTGAAGAAAATATCTATTTCAG TCCACCTCACAATTTTCGGTTTCCTTCTGGTTTTGTCTGTGAGGAACGATATTTCTCAAGTTTCACTGAGGCACATAGTCCGTTCCAAGAAACCCAGTTTGGAAGTTCATCAGTACAAAACGGCGATTATTATACGTACATACCACAGCAGTCGGTGcctagaaattttgaattgggCCGAAATAGCACGCCTCTCAATTTCCTAATGCCTAATCGCAACGTCCAAAACATCCAACAAAG ATATTTTGTTAAGAGAAGTGATAGTGCGGCAGCTGCATCAAACAGTCAAGgagaagttactgaggttttaaag GTCCTTTCCAAAAGATACTGGCAAGAGATAAATCAACAGAAAAAGAAGTCAGCTAAACACAGTTTTGAGTTCCTCTTAATGTCTTACAATGTTCTGGCCCAAGATCTATTAGATGAGCACCCATACTTGTACAGATTTCACAACCCTAAAGCTCTCAATTGGGAGCTTAGATGGAagaatttgtttaatgaaatcaaaacCATGAGACCAGACGTTCTATGTCTACAAGAGGTTCAGCATTCCCATCTTAAAAGCTATTTTAG TAAGCTGGAAACGTTGGGATATGAAGGACTATACAAGAAACGTACGGGAATTCGCTGCGATGGTTGTGCCATTTATTACAAAACTGATAGACTGACTTTAGTTGAATATGAAACCGTCGAATTTTATCAGCCCAACGTTTCGGTATTGAATAGGGACAATATTGCCATTATTGCGAAGTTTTGTCCTCGGCGAAGTCCCAGCAAGCATTTTGTAG tcGCAACCACTCATTTATTGTATAACCCACGAAGACAAGATGTTCGGTTAGCCCAAACACAACTGTTACTCACTGAAGTTGAACGTTTGAGTTTCCATTTTAATACAAAGGGTGTGCCCAAGTATTGGCCCATAATAATTACCGGGGATTTTAATTCGACCCCCGATTCTGTAGTATATGAGCTAATAACCAAAGGTTTTCTTAAATATGATCACTTAGCCAAGAATAAGATGCATCAGTCGGAATCGCCACAGCATGGAATTCTCTTGG TACCCAGCCGCTTGGAAATAACTGATTCGTGCCAGCATGCAAGTTTATTACagcaaagagaaaaaaatgaagacgTTTCTAGAAGCGAGGAATTGGCTCTTATTAGACTTCACCACAGTGATAAAAACGTAGTTAAAGTCAGTTCGAAAACTATTATAGACTTGGACTTATTTTCGTCTGGAACCTTAACTCATTCGTTTGCTTTAAAATCGGCTTATCAGCATGGATTACGAGAGGATCCAGAAG GCACCACTTTTCATGACGAATGGATAACAGTGGATTATATCTTCTACAGTGGTAAGAAACGGGGCGATAAAGTGGATGACCACAAGTTGAACTTGTTGTCAACTTATCGACTGCCGCTAAGGAGCGAATTGGGGTCTATGAATACCCCGAATAGCCTAATGGGGTCTGATCATTTAAGCTTGGTAGCCAAGTTTGACTTGAATGTATAA
- the angel gene encoding protein angel isoform X2: MLSKKSRKYLSISTLNPEKSLSNPDNTVIISNIICKEMDGSHDYALFNNSNFRRARSEENIYFSPPHNFRFPSGFVCEERYFSSFTEAHSPFQETQFGSSSVQNGDYYTYIPQQSVPRNFELGRNSTPLNFLMPNRNVQNIQQRYFVKRSDSAAAASNSQGEVTEVLKVLSKRYWQEINQQKKKSAKHSFEFLLMSYNVLAQDLLDEHPYLYRFHNPKALNWELRWKNLFNEIKTMRPDVLCLQEVQHSHLKSYFSKLETLGYEGLYKKRTGIRCDGCAIYYKTDRLTLVEYETVEFYQPNVSVLNRDNIAIIAKFCPRRSPSKHFVVATTHLLYNPRRQDVRLAQTQLLLTEVERLSFHFNTKGVPKYWPIIITGDFNSTPDSVVYELITKGFLKYDHLAKNKMHQSESPQHGILLVPSRLEITDSCQHASLLQQREKNEDVSRSEELALIRLHHSDKNVVKVSSKTIIDLDLFSSGTLTHSFALKSAYQHGLREDPEGTTFHDEWITVDYIFYSGKKRGDKVDDHKLNLLSTYRLPLRSELGSMNTPNSLMGSDHLSLVAKFDLNV, encoded by the exons tctAAAAAATCCCGTAAATACCTGTCAATATCCACATTGAATCCAGAAAAATCACTATCAAACCCAGACAATACTGTTATTATTTCGAATATAATTTGTAAGGAAATGGATGGTTCACATGACTATGCTCTTTTCAATAATTCGAACTTTCGCCGAGCGAGGAGTGAAGAAAATATCTATTTCAG TCCACCTCACAATTTTCGGTTTCCTTCTGGTTTTGTCTGTGAGGAACGATATTTCTCAAGTTTCACTGAGGCACATAGTCCGTTCCAAGAAACCCAGTTTGGAAGTTCATCAGTACAAAACGGCGATTATTATACGTACATACCACAGCAGTCGGTGcctagaaattttgaattgggCCGAAATAGCACGCCTCTCAATTTCCTAATGCCTAATCGCAACGTCCAAAACATCCAACAAAG ATATTTTGTTAAGAGAAGTGATAGTGCGGCAGCTGCATCAAACAGTCAAGgagaagttactgaggttttaaag GTCCTTTCCAAAAGATACTGGCAAGAGATAAATCAACAGAAAAAGAAGTCAGCTAAACACAGTTTTGAGTTCCTCTTAATGTCTTACAATGTTCTGGCCCAAGATCTATTAGATGAGCACCCATACTTGTACAGATTTCACAACCCTAAAGCTCTCAATTGGGAGCTTAGATGGAagaatttgtttaatgaaatcaaaacCATGAGACCAGACGTTCTATGTCTACAAGAGGTTCAGCATTCCCATCTTAAAAGCTATTTTAG TAAGCTGGAAACGTTGGGATATGAAGGACTATACAAGAAACGTACGGGAATTCGCTGCGATGGTTGTGCCATTTATTACAAAACTGATAGACTGACTTTAGTTGAATATGAAACCGTCGAATTTTATCAGCCCAACGTTTCGGTATTGAATAGGGACAATATTGCCATTATTGCGAAGTTTTGTCCTCGGCGAAGTCCCAGCAAGCATTTTGTAG tcGCAACCACTCATTTATTGTATAACCCACGAAGACAAGATGTTCGGTTAGCCCAAACACAACTGTTACTCACTGAAGTTGAACGTTTGAGTTTCCATTTTAATACAAAGGGTGTGCCCAAGTATTGGCCCATAATAATTACCGGGGATTTTAATTCGACCCCCGATTCTGTAGTATATGAGCTAATAACCAAAGGTTTTCTTAAATATGATCACTTAGCCAAGAATAAGATGCATCAGTCGGAATCGCCACAGCATGGAATTCTCTTGG TACCCAGCCGCTTGGAAATAACTGATTCGTGCCAGCATGCAAGTTTATTACagcaaagagaaaaaaatgaagacgTTTCTAGAAGCGAGGAATTGGCTCTTATTAGACTTCACCACAGTGATAAAAACGTAGTTAAAGTCAGTTCGAAAACTATTATAGACTTGGACTTATTTTCGTCTGGAACCTTAACTCATTCGTTTGCTTTAAAATCGGCTTATCAGCATGGATTACGAGAGGATCCAGAAG GCACCACTTTTCATGACGAATGGATAACAGTGGATTATATCTTCTACAGTGGTAAGAAACGGGGCGATAAAGTGGATGACCACAAGTTGAACTTGTTGTCAACTTATCGACTGCCGCTAAGGAGCGAATTGGGGTCTATGAATACCCCGAATAGCCTAATGGGGTCTGATCATTTAAGCTTGGTAGCCAAGTTTGACTTGAATGTATAA
- the angel gene encoding protein angel isoform X3, which yields MDGSHDYALFNNSNFRRARSEENIYFSPPHNFRFPSGFVCEERYFSSFTEAHSPFQETQFGSSSVQNGDYYTYIPQQSVPRNFELGRNSTPLNFLMPNRNVQNIQQRYFVKRSDSAAAASNSQGEVTEVLKVLSKRYWQEINQQKKKSAKHSFEFLLMSYNVLAQDLLDEHPYLYRFHNPKALNWELRWKNLFNEIKTMRPDVLCLQEVQHSHLKSYFSKLETLGYEGLYKKRTGIRCDGCAIYYKTDRLTLVEYETVEFYQPNVSVLNRDNIAIIAKFCPRRSPSKHFVVATTHLLYNPRRQDVRLAQTQLLLTEVERLSFHFNTKGVPKYWPIIITGDFNSTPDSVVYELITKGFLKYDHLAKNKMHQSESPQHGILLVPSRLEITDSCQHASLLQQREKNEDVSRSEELALIRLHHSDKNVVKVSSKTIIDLDLFSSGTLTHSFALKSAYQHGLREDPEGTTFHDEWITVDYIFYSGKKRGDKVDDHKLNLLSTYRLPLRSELGSMNTPNSLMGSDHLSLVAKFDLNV from the exons ATGGATGGTTCACATGACTATGCTCTTTTCAATAATTCGAACTTTCGCCGAGCGAGGAGTGAAGAAAATATCTATTTCAG TCCACCTCACAATTTTCGGTTTCCTTCTGGTTTTGTCTGTGAGGAACGATATTTCTCAAGTTTCACTGAGGCACATAGTCCGTTCCAAGAAACCCAGTTTGGAAGTTCATCAGTACAAAACGGCGATTATTATACGTACATACCACAGCAGTCGGTGcctagaaattttgaattgggCCGAAATAGCACGCCTCTCAATTTCCTAATGCCTAATCGCAACGTCCAAAACATCCAACAAAG ATATTTTGTTAAGAGAAGTGATAGTGCGGCAGCTGCATCAAACAGTCAAGgagaagttactgaggttttaaag GTCCTTTCCAAAAGATACTGGCAAGAGATAAATCAACAGAAAAAGAAGTCAGCTAAACACAGTTTTGAGTTCCTCTTAATGTCTTACAATGTTCTGGCCCAAGATCTATTAGATGAGCACCCATACTTGTACAGATTTCACAACCCTAAAGCTCTCAATTGGGAGCTTAGATGGAagaatttgtttaatgaaatcaaaacCATGAGACCAGACGTTCTATGTCTACAAGAGGTTCAGCATTCCCATCTTAAAAGCTATTTTAG TAAGCTGGAAACGTTGGGATATGAAGGACTATACAAGAAACGTACGGGAATTCGCTGCGATGGTTGTGCCATTTATTACAAAACTGATAGACTGACTTTAGTTGAATATGAAACCGTCGAATTTTATCAGCCCAACGTTTCGGTATTGAATAGGGACAATATTGCCATTATTGCGAAGTTTTGTCCTCGGCGAAGTCCCAGCAAGCATTTTGTAG tcGCAACCACTCATTTATTGTATAACCCACGAAGACAAGATGTTCGGTTAGCCCAAACACAACTGTTACTCACTGAAGTTGAACGTTTGAGTTTCCATTTTAATACAAAGGGTGTGCCCAAGTATTGGCCCATAATAATTACCGGGGATTTTAATTCGACCCCCGATTCTGTAGTATATGAGCTAATAACCAAAGGTTTTCTTAAATATGATCACTTAGCCAAGAATAAGATGCATCAGTCGGAATCGCCACAGCATGGAATTCTCTTGG TACCCAGCCGCTTGGAAATAACTGATTCGTGCCAGCATGCAAGTTTATTACagcaaagagaaaaaaatgaagacgTTTCTAGAAGCGAGGAATTGGCTCTTATTAGACTTCACCACAGTGATAAAAACGTAGTTAAAGTCAGTTCGAAAACTATTATAGACTTGGACTTATTTTCGTCTGGAACCTTAACTCATTCGTTTGCTTTAAAATCGGCTTATCAGCATGGATTACGAGAGGATCCAGAAG GCACCACTTTTCATGACGAATGGATAACAGTGGATTATATCTTCTACAGTGGTAAGAAACGGGGCGATAAAGTGGATGACCACAAGTTGAACTTGTTGTCAACTTATCGACTGCCGCTAAGGAGCGAATTGGGGTCTATGAATACCCCGAATAGCCTAATGGGGTCTGATCATTTAAGCTTGGTAGCCAAGTTTGACTTGAATGTATAA